In the genome of Bradyrhizobium arachidis, one region contains:
- a CDS encoding DUF1236 domain-containing protein: protein MAHHLPIALAAVILAASTIGAAAQDNAAPGPSDTQHNVSGAALHLSPEQEKAVWQHVNAYPIDPPRSQLTVPVGEALPNHLPLMPIPDEVAAEVSSLKGYDYTIMHDRLLIVNRMDKTVVYVIDGTLRRNN from the coding sequence ATGGCCCATCATTTGCCTATCGCGCTGGCGGCAGTCATTCTGGCTGCGAGTACCATCGGAGCGGCCGCGCAGGATAATGCGGCGCCGGGGCCGAGCGATACTCAGCACAATGTATCGGGGGCGGCCCTACACCTGTCGCCCGAGCAGGAAAAGGCGGTGTGGCAACACGTTAACGCCTATCCAATTGATCCTCCGCGATCGCAATTGACGGTGCCTGTCGGCGAGGCTTTGCCTAACCACCTTCCTCTGATGCCGATACCCGATGAAGTGGCCGCAGAAGTTTCATCACTGAAGGGATACGACTACACGATCATGCACGACAGACTTTTGATCGTGAATAGGATGGACAAGACCGTGGTTTACGTGATCGATGGGACATTGCGACGCAATAACTAG
- a CDS encoding low affinity iron permease family protein — MTGKDKGEPSGVSKFFGDLANKTSLAAGRASTFILAAGIVIVWGVSGPIFGFSDTWQLVINTGTTIVTFLMVFLIQNSQNRDSAAIQVKLDELIRVSEARNSLVGIEHLTDDELEDIRSKCEARAAAEKVGEAAVDKTGKAARRAADRVAG, encoded by the coding sequence ATGACCGGCAAGGACAAAGGCGAGCCTTCGGGCGTATCGAAGTTCTTCGGCGATCTCGCCAACAAGACATCGCTTGCGGCCGGGAGGGCGTCGACCTTCATCCTCGCCGCAGGGATTGTGATTGTCTGGGGCGTCAGCGGCCCGATCTTTGGCTTCTCGGATACCTGGCAGCTCGTTATCAATACGGGGACGACCATCGTCACGTTCCTGATGGTCTTTCTCATTCAGAATTCTCAGAACCGGGACAGCGCCGCGATCCAGGTCAAGCTTGATGAGCTGATCCGCGTCAGCGAGGCCAGGAATTCTCTCGTCGGCATCGAACACCTGACGGATGACGAGCTGGAAGACATCCGCTCGAAATGCGAGGCGAGAGCGGCCGCGGAAAAAGTCGGTGAGGCGGCCGTCGACAAAACAGGCAAAGCGGCGCGGCGCGCGGCAGACCGGGTCGCCGGGTGA
- a CDS encoding DUF3551 domain-containing protein produces MRVPVLAILVSGALCAATSLHAQTYDPAYPVCLQVFTGGFMDYYFECAYTNMAQCQASASGRAASCVVNPYYAGKGGKPAVRHKRTHHQ; encoded by the coding sequence ATGCGTGTCCCAGTCCTTGCAATTCTCGTGAGCGGCGCACTCTGCGCCGCCACATCCCTGCATGCGCAAACCTACGACCCCGCCTATCCGGTTTGCCTCCAAGTCTTTACGGGCGGCTTCATGGATTACTACTTCGAGTGCGCGTACACCAACATGGCCCAGTGTCAGGCCTCTGCATCAGGCCGCGCGGCGTCATGCGTGGTCAATCCTTACTACGCCGGGAAAGGCGGAAAGCCCGCTGTACGTCACAAGCGAACGCATCATCAGTAA
- a CDS encoding DUF1003 domain-containing protein: MKPAGADRSASPAENIDAILRLEKEEEQDLAAYHRLFHWIGWFVGTTRFIVLQFAIVAAWMAFNVWLPHRAIDEYPFPLLALILALEAVVLTSCVLIRQGTIDRSLERRDHLELQINLLAEREATRSLRILQRIAKRLDCDDDDDCAPDELARETSVDEIARDLRAREKGKPEATDSDRFAKRPR, translated from the coding sequence ATGAAGCCGGCCGGGGCAGACAGGAGCGCAAGCCCAGCCGAAAATATCGACGCCATACTGCGCCTCGAAAAAGAGGAAGAGCAGGACCTCGCCGCTTACCACCGGCTATTCCACTGGATCGGCTGGTTTGTCGGCACGACCCGGTTCATCGTGCTGCAATTCGCGATTGTCGCCGCCTGGATGGCGTTCAACGTCTGGCTCCCGCATCGCGCCATCGACGAATACCCGTTTCCGCTTCTTGCATTGATCCTAGCGCTCGAAGCCGTCGTCCTGACCTCATGCGTGCTGATCCGGCAGGGCACCATCGACCGCAGCCTTGAGCGCCGCGACCATCTCGAACTCCAGATCAATCTGCTTGCGGAACGCGAGGCGACGAGATCGCTCCGCATATTGCAGCGCATCGCGAAGCGCCTCGACTGCGACGATGACGACGATTGCGCGCCGGACGAACTCGCCCGCGAGACGTCGGTCGATGAGATCGCGAGGGATCTGAGGGCGCGCGAGAAGGGGAAGCCGGAGGCGACGGATAGCGATCGTTTTGCAAAGAGACCTCGGTAG
- a CDS encoding ribonuclease HII yields the protein MTRYSLEELRQRYVIEGRPLEASLEEILRADMRAGVRSILAAIEKRRFENRSEGQRLRKMLRFETLLWNEGQEAIAGVDEAGMSPLAGPVAAAAVILKPGTRITGIDDSKKLDANAREELAIEIKEKAVSWSVAFVEVEEIDTINIYWAGILAMRRAVEGLGVTPQHLLIDAKRLKDIPQQAIIKGDAKSASIAAASILAKVSRDALMRTLDRRHPGYGFADHKGYPVRAHYAALAELGACDAHRRSFGPVREVLGLPPLPPWPSPSERASALSGRED from the coding sequence GTGACCCGCTATTCTCTCGAAGAACTTCGCCAGCGCTATGTTATCGAGGGCAGGCCGCTTGAGGCGAGCCTCGAAGAAATCCTGCGCGCCGACATGCGGGCGGGAGTGCGCTCGATCCTTGCCGCCATCGAAAAGCGGCGCTTCGAAAACCGGTCCGAAGGACAGCGGCTTCGGAAGATGCTGCGCTTCGAAACTCTTCTCTGGAACGAAGGGCAGGAAGCCATCGCTGGCGTCGATGAAGCCGGGATGAGCCCGCTGGCGGGACCGGTCGCGGCCGCCGCGGTCATATTGAAGCCCGGCACGCGCATCACCGGTATCGATGATTCAAAAAAGCTCGATGCAAACGCGCGCGAAGAATTGGCGATCGAAATCAAGGAAAAGGCGGTCTCCTGGTCTGTCGCGTTCGTCGAGGTCGAGGAGATCGACACCATCAACATCTACTGGGCCGGCATTCTTGCGATGCGGCGGGCGGTCGAGGGCCTGGGAGTAACGCCGCAGCATCTCCTGATCGACGCGAAACGGCTGAAAGACATCCCGCAGCAGGCGATTATCAAGGGCGACGCCAAATCCGCGAGCATCGCGGCAGCCTCCATTCTCGCCAAGGTCTCGCGCGACGCGCTGATGCGAACGCTCGACAGGCGTCACCCCGGGTACGGCTTCGCCGATCACAAGGGCTACCCGGTGCGCGCGCACTACGCGGCCCTGGCTGAGCTGGGGGCCTGCGACGCCCATAGACGTTCCTTCGGTCCTGTGCGCGAAGTCCTTGGCCTGCCGCCGCTGCCGCCCTGGCCCTCGCCATCTGAGCGCGCCAGTGCCCTGTCAGGACGAGAGGACTGA
- a CDS encoding DUF6894 family protein, translating to MRFYFDYQDFAGTIRDDDGEELSDLAAARDAAMRYLAEGIRDHSPWGLTDKLSVEVRSKEALIMTVSATIEVVAAPSDGKSGTLS from the coding sequence ATGCGCTTCTATTTCGATTATCAAGACTTCGCCGGGACAATCCGCGACGACGACGGTGAGGAGCTTTCTGACCTCGCGGCCGCCCGTGATGCTGCGATGAGATACCTAGCCGAGGGAATACGGGACCACAGTCCCTGGGGACTGACTGACAAACTTTCCGTCGAGGTACGGTCGAAAGAGGCGCTGATCATGACAGTGTCCGCGACGATTGAAGTGGTCGCAGCACCGTCCGACGGTAAGAGCGGCACTCTCTCCTAA